In Rathayibacter sp. VKM Ac-2762, one DNA window encodes the following:
- the panC gene encoding pantoate--beta-alanine ligase, with protein sequence MISTVHRIGDLRERLQEARRAGRRIALVPTMGALHAGHLALVERARELADVVVVSVFVNPLQFGPTEDLDRYPRDLEGDTALLDAAGADLLFAPGVAEMYPDGPSSTRVVAGEVGGLYEGRARPGHFDGMLTVVAKLLSIAQPDVAVFGQKDAQQLFLVRRMVRDLDLPVEIEGVGIVREEDGLARSSRNRYLDEEQRRAGFVLPRLLAAAAEAADRGAAAAIEAAEAVAHAEPLVKLDYLVVVDPATLLPVDADHRGPALVLVAAIVGTTRLLDNAPILLA encoded by the coding sequence GTGATCAGCACCGTCCACCGCATCGGCGACCTCCGCGAGCGGCTGCAGGAGGCGCGGCGGGCCGGTCGGCGCATCGCGCTCGTGCCGACGATGGGCGCCCTGCACGCCGGGCACCTCGCCCTCGTCGAGCGGGCGCGCGAGCTGGCCGACGTCGTCGTCGTGTCGGTGTTCGTGAATCCGCTGCAGTTCGGTCCGACCGAGGACCTGGACCGCTATCCGCGCGACCTCGAGGGCGACACCGCCCTGCTCGACGCGGCCGGGGCCGACCTCCTCTTCGCTCCGGGAGTCGCCGAGATGTACCCCGACGGGCCGTCCTCCACGAGGGTCGTCGCGGGGGAGGTCGGCGGCCTCTACGAGGGGCGCGCGCGGCCGGGCCACTTCGACGGGATGCTCACCGTCGTCGCCAAGCTCCTGAGCATCGCCCAGCCGGACGTCGCGGTCTTCGGGCAGAAGGACGCGCAGCAGCTGTTCCTCGTGCGCCGCATGGTCCGCGACCTCGACCTGCCCGTGGAGATCGAGGGCGTCGGCATCGTGCGGGAGGAGGACGGGCTCGCCCGCTCCAGCCGCAACCGCTACCTCGACGAGGAGCAGCGCCGCGCGGGTTTCGTGCTGCCGCGCCTCCTCGCGGCCGCCGCGGAAGCCGCGGACCGCGGTGCCGCCGCGGCGATCGAGGCCGCCGAGGCCGTCGCGCACGCCGAGCCGCTCGTTAAGCTGGACTACCTCGTCGTCGTGGATCCCGCGACGCTCCTCCCGGTCGACGCCGACCACCGCGGCCCGGCACTCGTGCTCGTCGCCGCGATCGTCGGCACCACCCGCCTCCTCGACAACGCCCCGATCCTGCTCGCCTGA
- a CDS encoding DUF2520 domain-containing protein — MPENRRDGRLGVGVIGAGRVGPVLGAALAGAGHAVIGIATTSESGRERADALLPGVPVLAIPELVERSELVIVAVPGSEIAALVAGLAATGAWQPGQLVLHTAPEHGYGVLAPALASGVIPLAVHPAMAFSGTSLDLARLAETYFAVSAPGPVLPIAQALVVEMGGEPVTVAESDRAAYAEAVSTATTFSTAIVDQAAGLLAGIGVEKPGFFLSSLVRSSVDDALRRAAG, encoded by the coding sequence ATGCCTGAGAACCGCCGCGACGGACGCCTGGGCGTCGGCGTGATCGGTGCCGGACGCGTGGGCCCGGTGCTCGGTGCCGCGCTCGCCGGGGCCGGCCACGCCGTGATCGGTATCGCCACCACCAGCGAGAGCGGCCGCGAGCGCGCCGATGCGCTGCTCCCCGGAGTCCCCGTGCTCGCGATCCCCGAGCTCGTCGAGCGCAGCGAGCTGGTGATCGTCGCCGTCCCCGGGAGCGAGATCGCCGCCCTGGTCGCGGGGCTCGCCGCGACCGGAGCGTGGCAGCCCGGCCAGCTGGTGCTGCACACGGCGCCTGAGCACGGCTACGGGGTGCTCGCTCCGGCGCTCGCCTCCGGGGTCATCCCCCTGGCAGTCCACCCGGCGATGGCCTTCAGCGGCACCAGCCTCGACCTGGCGCGCCTCGCCGAGACCTACTTCGCCGTGTCGGCACCGGGCCCGGTGCTGCCGATCGCGCAGGCGCTGGTGGTCGAGATGGGCGGGGAGCCGGTGACCGTGGCGGAGTCGGACCGCGCCGCCTACGCGGAGGCCGTCTCGACCGCCACGACCTTCTCGACCGCGATCGTCGACCAGGCGGCGGGCCTGCTGGCGGGCATCGGCGTCGAGAAGCCGGGCTTCTTCCTCTCCAGTCTCGTCCGCTCCTCCGTCGACGACGCCCTGCGCCGCGCGGCGGGCTGA
- a CDS encoding PH domain-containing protein: MTELRAVETDLADGEWHRLHPATPVLKGGIGLLVVLGIVITNLRERLVELFLPGPEGYESGDPVDELLRRGLVGWALLAVAVGLAVAVFAFWLSWRMHTFRITDELVEVRSGVLFRTNRRARLDRIQGIAVQRPLFARLFGAAKLEVSVAGQDANVQLSYLGSRLVDALRRDILRLASGVREREATVDGAAPAGGFLARRLEEFGEPQDETPPESVVSIPPGRLLGSLVFSGFTLFLAASVVAVVFVAVYGSPYVLFAILPGLIGSGSYYVRQFVRSLRYSIAATPDGVRVGYGVLSTSSDTIPPGRIHAVEITQPLLWRPFGWWQVRIDRAGHAASRGANGEPNTTILPVGDLAAVERVLALLLPGPAEGAESTPVGDALRHRDAAGFTRAPRSAVWLRPFSFRRTGYRLTDEVAILRSGAVWRRVAVVPLARMQSVGVQQGPLQRLLGLASARVHTVAGPVTPLVPVMSAADGLAFFESLAAAGVRAADRDASHQWGRRAAAPALPDWPAPEGEPHA, translated from the coding sequence GTGACCGAGCTCCGCGCCGTCGAGACGGACCTCGCCGACGGGGAGTGGCACCGCCTCCATCCCGCGACCCCGGTCCTCAAGGGCGGGATCGGCCTGCTGGTCGTCCTCGGCATCGTGATCACGAACCTCCGCGAGCGCCTGGTCGAGCTGTTCCTGCCCGGGCCTGAGGGGTACGAGAGCGGCGATCCGGTCGACGAGCTGCTGCGCCGCGGTCTCGTCGGCTGGGCGCTGCTGGCGGTCGCGGTGGGCCTGGCGGTCGCCGTCTTCGCGTTCTGGCTGTCCTGGCGGATGCACACCTTCCGCATCACGGACGAGCTCGTCGAGGTGCGCTCCGGCGTGCTCTTCCGGACCAACCGGCGGGCGCGGCTGGACCGCATCCAGGGCATCGCGGTGCAGCGTCCGCTGTTCGCGCGGCTGTTCGGGGCCGCGAAGCTCGAGGTGAGCGTGGCCGGGCAGGACGCGAACGTCCAGCTGTCGTACCTCGGCTCGCGGCTGGTGGACGCCCTGCGCCGCGACATCCTGCGGCTCGCCTCCGGGGTGCGCGAGCGGGAGGCGACGGTCGACGGTGCGGCTCCGGCGGGCGGGTTCCTGGCGCGCCGGCTGGAGGAGTTCGGCGAGCCTCAGGACGAGACGCCGCCCGAGTCGGTCGTCTCGATCCCGCCGGGCCGGCTCCTCGGCTCGCTCGTCTTCAGCGGCTTCACGCTGTTCCTGGCCGCCTCGGTCGTCGCCGTGGTGTTCGTCGCCGTCTACGGCTCGCCCTACGTGCTCTTCGCGATCCTGCCGGGCCTGATCGGCTCGGGCAGCTACTACGTCCGCCAGTTCGTGCGCTCGCTCCGGTACTCGATCGCCGCGACGCCCGACGGAGTGCGGGTCGGCTACGGCGTGCTCTCGACCAGCAGCGACACGATCCCGCCCGGCCGGATCCATGCCGTCGAGATCACGCAGCCGCTGCTCTGGCGCCCGTTCGGCTGGTGGCAGGTGCGGATCGACCGCGCCGGCCACGCGGCCTCCCGCGGGGCGAACGGCGAGCCGAACACCACGATCCTGCCCGTGGGCGACCTCGCCGCCGTCGAGCGCGTCCTCGCCCTCCTGCTGCCCGGACCGGCCGAGGGAGCGGAGTCGACGCCCGTCGGCGACGCGCTCCGGCACCGCGACGCGGCCGGTTTCACCCGGGCGCCGCGCTCGGCGGTGTGGCTCCGCCCCTTCTCGTTCCGGAGGACCGGGTACCGGCTGACGGACGAGGTCGCGATCCTGCGCAGCGGAGCGGTCTGGCGGCGGGTCGCCGTGGTGCCCCTGGCGCGGATGCAGAGCGTCGGGGTCCAGCAGGGACCGCTCCAGCGCCTGCTCGGGCTGGCCTCGGCGCGCGTGCACACGGTGGCCGGCCCCGTCACTCCGCTCGTGCCGGTGATGAGCGCAGCCGACGGACTCGCCTTCTTCGAGAGCCTCGCGGCGGCCGGAGTGCGGGCCGCCGACCGTGACGCGAGCCACCAGTGGGGGCGGCGAGCGGCCGCACCCGCCCTGCCCGACTGGCCCGCTCCGGAGGGGGAACCGCATGCCTGA
- a CDS encoding PH domain-containing protein, which translates to MPAEPEDASPTTRRDARGRRRDRLDITGEWRRVSPRYVAVEVVSAIVSSVLLLAVPVVLMLIGLPWGWIPMAAAAALAVTLLIVAPRRARAYGYLLRQDDLLFRRGIMFQRFVSVPYGRMQLIDVNRGPLARALGLADLRFVTAAAATGVSIPGLAEQDAEELRDRLVELAESRRAGL; encoded by the coding sequence ATGCCCGCCGAGCCCGAGGACGCGTCGCCGACGACCCGCCGCGACGCGAGGGGACGCCGGCGGGACCGCCTCGACATCACGGGGGAGTGGCGCCGCGTCTCGCCCCGGTACGTCGCGGTCGAGGTCGTGTCGGCCATCGTGTCGAGCGTGCTGCTGCTCGCCGTGCCCGTGGTGCTGATGCTGATCGGCCTGCCGTGGGGCTGGATCCCGATGGCCGCCGCGGCCGCCCTCGCGGTGACCCTCCTGATCGTGGCCCCGCGCCGTGCGCGCGCCTACGGCTACCTCCTGCGCCAGGACGACCTCCTCTTCCGCCGCGGCATCATGTTCCAGCGCTTCGTGTCGGTGCCGTACGGGCGGATGCAGCTCATCGACGTCAACCGCGGGCCGCTCGCCCGGGCGCTCGGCCTCGCCGACCTCCGCTTCGTCACCGCCGCCGCGGCGACCGGCGTCAGCATCCCGGGCCTGGCCGAGCAGGACGCGGAGGAGCTCCGCGACCGCCTGGTCGAGCTCGCCGAGTCGCGCCGGGCCGGCCTGTGA
- a CDS encoding DUF3180 domain-containing protein produces the protein MRRTRISTLLGLGLAGAVAGFLLDLAIAAAGRPVLIPPLTVPLTLIVVAALVLGFAVPIHRATKGTLRRPIDPFRAMRVVVLAKASSHVGALLLGASGGILVYLLSRAIPSLGSVWQDVATIVGALVLLVAGLVAEHLCTIPPSDDDDSAVGEVNHA, from the coding sequence GTGAGGCGCACCCGCATCAGCACCCTGCTCGGACTCGGCCTCGCCGGGGCCGTCGCGGGGTTCCTCCTCGACCTCGCGATCGCCGCCGCCGGCCGCCCCGTGCTCATCCCGCCGCTGACGGTTCCGCTGACCCTGATCGTGGTCGCGGCCCTCGTGCTCGGCTTCGCCGTCCCGATCCACCGCGCCACGAAGGGCACGCTGCGCCGGCCCATCGATCCGTTCCGGGCGATGCGCGTCGTGGTGCTGGCGAAGGCGTCCAGCCACGTCGGTGCTCTGCTGCTCGGAGCCTCCGGCGGCATCCTGGTGTACCTGCTGAGCCGTGCGATCCCTTCGCTAGGCTCCGTGTGGCAGGACGTCGCGACCATCGTGGGTGCGCTCGTCCTGCTGGTGGCCGGCCTGGTCGCCGAGCACCTGTGCACCATCCCGCCGAGCGACGACGACGACAGCGCCGTCGGCGAGGTGAACCACGCCTGA
- the folK gene encoding 2-amino-4-hydroxy-6-hydroxymethyldihydropteridine diphosphokinase, with translation MRPRQERVRPVRHVVLALGSNLGDRQAHLEEALRALATTPGLRIEAVSKVVESPAWKPEGVDEDAPGYLNAVVTGSTVLEPDDLLAATAAIESAGGRIRGEGEERWGDRTLDIDVIAVGGVLRDDAHLTLPHPRAAERAFVLEPWLDVEPAAVLPGAGPVAELRARATDRVTDHPAGLTWPGSDSARGTTADPESRTP, from the coding sequence GTGAGGCCGCGGCAGGAGCGCGTCCGCCCGGTGCGCCACGTCGTGCTCGCCCTCGGCAGCAACCTCGGCGACCGCCAGGCGCACCTCGAGGAGGCGCTGCGGGCCCTCGCCACGACGCCGGGCCTGCGCATCGAGGCGGTGTCCAAGGTCGTGGAGTCGCCCGCGTGGAAGCCCGAGGGCGTCGACGAGGACGCGCCCGGGTACCTCAACGCGGTCGTGACCGGCTCGACCGTCCTCGAGCCCGACGACCTGCTCGCGGCGACGGCGGCGATCGAATCGGCCGGCGGCCGGATCCGCGGCGAGGGCGAGGAGCGCTGGGGCGACCGGACCCTCGACATCGACGTGATCGCGGTCGGCGGCGTGCTCCGCGACGACGCGCACCTGACCCTCCCGCACCCGCGGGCGGCCGAGCGGGCGTTCGTGCTCGAGCCGTGGCTCGACGTCGAGCCGGCGGCGGTCCTTCCCGGGGCCGGACCCGTGGCCGAGCTGCGCGCACGGGCGACCGACCGCGTGACCGACCACCCGGCCGGGCTGACCTGGCCGGGGAGCGACTCCGCCCGCGGCACCACCGCCGACCCCGAGAGCAGGACCCCGTGA
- the folB gene encoding dihydroneopterin aldolase: MTAIDPAALAVRDSITLTGLRVRAHHGVFDFERENGQDFVIDATVWLDTAPAAEGDALAETVHYGELAIALADAVTRDPVDLIETLAERLARVALGFAAADVVRITVHKPDAPIPLPFEDVAVQITRTRS, from the coding sequence GTGACCGCGATCGACCCCGCCGCCCTGGCCGTGCGCGACTCCATCACCCTCACCGGGCTGCGCGTGCGCGCGCACCACGGCGTTTTCGACTTCGAGCGCGAGAACGGCCAGGACTTCGTGATCGACGCGACGGTCTGGCTCGACACCGCGCCGGCCGCCGAGGGCGACGCGCTGGCCGAGACGGTGCACTACGGCGAGCTCGCGATCGCCCTGGCCGACGCGGTGACCCGCGACCCGGTCGACCTCATCGAGACCCTGGCCGAGCGCCTCGCCCGGGTGGCCCTGGGCTTCGCCGCCGCCGACGTCGTCCGCATCACCGTCCACAAGCCGGACGCGCCGATCCCGCTGCCGTTCGAGGACGTCGCCGTGCAGATCACGAGGACCCGCTCGTGA
- the folP gene encoding dihydropteroate synthase gives MATTVADLTPTGRAALLGILNVTPDSFSDGGRWLSVDDAVRHGLDLTRPAGDGPAAFGADLVDVGGESTRPGAARVDSAAEQGRVLPVVRALAAEGVRVSIDTMSAATAEAALDAGAVVVNDVSGGLADPRMLPLVAERGAVYIAMHWRGHSAGMTALASYGDVVADVRGELERRVDAAREAGIRDDRLLLDPGLGFAKVGAHDWALLAGLDAIVSLGFPVLVGHSRKRFLAPFAPAGAPAAERDEVSAMLSLVAAGHGAWGVRVHDVRSSARALALAARLQEETP, from the coding sequence GTGGCCACCACCGTCGCCGACCTCACGCCGACCGGCCGCGCCGCGCTCCTCGGGATCCTCAACGTCACTCCGGACTCGTTCAGCGACGGCGGCCGCTGGCTGTCCGTCGACGACGCCGTCCGTCACGGCCTCGACCTGACCCGGCCCGCCGGGGACGGACCCGCCGCGTTCGGCGCGGACCTGGTCGACGTCGGCGGCGAGAGCACCCGCCCCGGTGCGGCGCGCGTCGACTCCGCCGCCGAGCAGGGCCGCGTGCTGCCCGTCGTCCGCGCCCTCGCCGCGGAGGGGGTGCGCGTCAGCATCGACACGATGAGCGCCGCCACGGCGGAGGCCGCCCTGGACGCCGGCGCCGTCGTCGTCAACGACGTCTCCGGCGGCCTCGCCGATCCGCGGATGCTCCCGCTCGTCGCCGAGCGCGGCGCCGTCTACATCGCGATGCACTGGCGCGGGCACAGCGCGGGCATGACCGCTCTCGCGTCCTACGGCGACGTGGTGGCGGACGTCCGCGGCGAGCTCGAGCGCCGCGTCGACGCCGCCCGTGAGGCCGGGATCCGGGACGACCGCCTCCTGCTCGACCCCGGCCTCGGCTTCGCGAAGGTCGGCGCGCACGACTGGGCGCTGCTGGCCGGGCTCGACGCGATCGTCTCGCTGGGCTTCCCGGTCCTGGTCGGCCACTCGCGCAAGCGGTTCCTCGCTCCGTTCGCCCCCGCCGGCGCCCCGGCCGCCGAGCGCGACGAGGTCTCCGCCATGCTGAGCCTCGTCGCCGCCGGGCACGGCGCCTGGGGCGTCCGGGTCCACGACGTCCGCTCGTCCGCCCGCGCCCTGGCCCTCGCCGCCCGACTCCAGGAGGAGACCCCGTGA
- the folE gene encoding GTP cyclohydrolase I FolE: protein MPVDKARIEAAVAEILAAIGDDPGREGLLDTPRRFAEAYEEFFGGFDDDAPAQLTETFAVVEGGQESPLDQTVVVRDLAFRSVCEHHLLPFLGVAHIAYRPRERVVGLGRLPRVVETVASRPQIQERMTEQIADALEQGLAPEGVLVVVDAEHGCVRMRGPRQTASSTVTVAARGSLADPAARAEIIALIGAARGE, encoded by the coding sequence GTGCCCGTCGACAAGGCGCGCATCGAGGCGGCCGTCGCCGAGATCCTCGCGGCCATCGGGGACGACCCGGGCCGCGAGGGACTCCTCGACACGCCGCGGCGGTTCGCCGAGGCGTACGAGGAGTTCTTCGGCGGGTTCGACGACGACGCCCCGGCCCAGCTGACCGAGACGTTCGCGGTGGTCGAGGGCGGCCAGGAGTCGCCGCTCGACCAGACGGTGGTCGTGCGCGACCTCGCCTTCCGCTCCGTCTGCGAGCACCACCTCCTGCCGTTCCTCGGCGTCGCGCACATCGCCTACCGGCCGCGCGAGCGGGTCGTCGGCCTCGGCCGGCTGCCGCGCGTGGTCGAGACGGTCGCCTCGCGACCGCAGATCCAGGAGCGGATGACCGAGCAGATCGCCGACGCGCTCGAGCAGGGCCTCGCTCCCGAGGGCGTGCTCGTCGTGGTCGACGCCGAGCACGGCTGCGTGCGGATGCGCGGGCCGCGCCAGACCGCGAGCTCGACCGTGACGGTCGCCGCCCGCGGCTCCCTCGCCGACCCGGCCGCCCGCGCCGAGATCATCGCGCTGATCGGCGCCGCGCGGGGGGAGTGA
- the ftsH gene encoding ATP-dependent zinc metalloprotease FtsH, with protein sequence MNVKRIFRGPILYVVLAIVAVWIGSSLITMSGFRPVTTQEGLDLLKDGKVDSAKIVDGEQRVDLTLKQADGDNGTQVQFYYVAPRGAEVVDAVSAADLGSTGYNDEVPQTNWFLSALGFLLPILLIGAFFWLMLSGMQGGGNRVMQFGKSKAKLVSKESPKVTFGDVAGADEAIEELHEIKEFLKEPAKFQAVGARIPKGVLLYGPPGTGKTLLARAVAGEAGVPFYSISGSDFVEMFVGVGASRVRDLFQQAKENSPAIIFVDEIDAVGRHRGAGMGGGHDEREQTLNQLLVEMDGFDVKTNVILIAATNRPDILDPALLRPGRFDRQIGVDAPDLLGRKRILEVHGRGKPLAGGVDLEVVARKTPGFTGADLANVLNEAALLTARSNAQLIDNRALDEAIDRVIAGPQRRTRVMRDKEKLITAYHEGGHALAAAAMRHTDPVTKVTILPRGRALGYTMVLPLEDKYSTTRNELLDQLTYAMGGRVAEEIVFHDPTTGASNDIEKATSIARKMVTDYGMSANVGAVKLGQSSGEMFLGRDMGHQRDYSEQIAETVDAETRQLIEQAHDEAWQVINDNRDILDRLAMELLEKETLDHDQLAEIFKDVRRIDERPQWLSSDKRPLSDLPPIAVPVAKAPIDSGATDGGVSSAGADEVAPKRPPLINPRPATA encoded by the coding sequence ATGAACGTGAAGCGCATCTTCCGGGGTCCCATCCTCTACGTCGTCCTGGCGATCGTCGCGGTGTGGATCGGCTCCTCGCTGATCACCATGTCCGGCTTCCGGCCGGTCACGACGCAGGAGGGTCTCGACCTCCTGAAGGACGGCAAGGTCGACTCGGCGAAGATCGTGGACGGCGAGCAGCGCGTCGATCTCACGCTCAAGCAGGCCGACGGCGACAACGGCACGCAGGTGCAGTTCTACTACGTGGCCCCTCGCGGCGCGGAGGTCGTCGACGCGGTGTCCGCGGCCGATCTCGGCAGCACCGGCTACAACGACGAGGTCCCGCAGACCAACTGGTTCCTCTCGGCTCTCGGCTTCCTGCTCCCCATCCTGCTGATCGGCGCGTTCTTCTGGCTGATGCTCTCGGGCATGCAGGGCGGCGGCAACCGCGTCATGCAGTTCGGCAAGTCGAAGGCGAAGCTCGTCTCGAAGGAGTCGCCCAAAGTCACGTTCGGCGATGTCGCCGGCGCCGACGAGGCGATCGAGGAGCTGCACGAGATCAAGGAGTTCCTCAAGGAGCCCGCGAAGTTCCAGGCCGTCGGCGCCCGCATCCCGAAGGGCGTCCTGCTCTACGGCCCCCCCGGCACCGGCAAGACCCTGCTGGCGCGCGCGGTCGCGGGCGAGGCGGGCGTCCCCTTCTACTCCATCTCCGGATCGGACTTCGTCGAGATGTTCGTCGGCGTCGGCGCGAGCCGTGTCCGCGACCTGTTCCAGCAGGCGAAGGAGAACTCGCCGGCCATCATCTTCGTCGATGAGATCGACGCCGTCGGCCGCCACCGCGGCGCCGGCATGGGCGGCGGTCACGACGAGCGCGAGCAGACCCTCAACCAGCTGCTGGTCGAGATGGACGGCTTCGACGTCAAGACGAACGTCATCCTGATCGCGGCGACGAACCGCCCCGACATCCTCGACCCCGCACTGCTGCGTCCGGGCCGCTTCGACCGCCAGATCGGCGTCGACGCCCCCGACCTGCTCGGCCGCAAGCGGATCCTCGAGGTCCACGGCCGCGGCAAGCCGCTCGCCGGCGGCGTCGACCTCGAGGTCGTCGCCCGCAAGACCCCGGGCTTCACCGGCGCCGACCTGGCCAACGTCCTCAACGAGGCCGCGCTGCTCACCGCCCGCTCCAACGCGCAGCTGATCGACAACCGCGCGCTCGACGAGGCCATCGACCGCGTCATCGCGGGGCCGCAGCGCCGCACGCGGGTCATGCGCGACAAGGAGAAGCTGATCACCGCCTACCACGAGGGCGGACACGCTCTGGCGGCGGCGGCGATGCGCCACACCGACCCCGTGACCAAGGTCACGATCCTTCCGCGCGGTCGCGCCCTCGGCTACACGATGGTGCTCCCGCTGGAGGACAAGTACTCCACGACCCGCAACGAGCTCCTCGACCAGCTCACGTACGCGATGGGCGGCCGCGTCGCGGAGGAGATCGTCTTCCACGACCCCACCACCGGAGCGTCGAACGACATCGAGAAGGCGACCTCCATCGCCCGCAAGATGGTCACCGACTACGGCATGTCCGCGAACGTCGGAGCGGTCAAGCTCGGCCAGTCGTCGGGCGAGATGTTCCTCGGCCGCGACATGGGCCACCAGCGCGACTACTCCGAGCAGATCGCCGAGACGGTCGACGCCGAGACGCGCCAGCTCATCGAGCAGGCGCACGACGAGGCGTGGCAGGTCATCAACGACAACCGCGACATCCTCGACCGCCTCGCGATGGAGCTGCTCGAGAAGGAGACGCTCGACCACGACCAGCTGGCCGAGATCTTCAAGGACGTCCGCCGCATCGACGAGCGCCCGCAGTGGCTCTCGAGCGACAAGCGCCCCCTGTCCGACCTGCCGCCCATCGCGGTCCCGGTCGCCAAGGCGCCGATCGACTCGGGTGCGACCGACGGGGGAGTCTCCTCCGCCGGTGCCGACGAGGTCGCGCCGAAGCGCCCGCCGCTGATCAACCCGCGCCCCGCGACGGCGTAG